One Plasmodium cynomolgi strain B DNA, chromosome 2, whole genome shotgun sequence genomic window carries:
- a CDS encoding hypothetical protein (putative), producing MNKYIFLLLVITKLNTFTCYVRRASIFCGNIMRKDKDKVSSENGEAFKFPEVVRTVRVIIQVGEKNNEELKSYENYAIGYKEKLLAMLQKDKDFFLDIVNKLKAKDYFNFDIYSIFRFINIDIRFFFFPECHDQSAVFFLIFGNLEKAIDYFIRNKDTVDFMQMEKYKKMGGGSEVRLSIRQRKRLRKAERKREREERRKAYMARAGAASLGDADGGATTADEAAVNGEAAVNGEAAVNDEAAVNGETSNDETADDETANDETADDETANDETANDETADDETANDETADDETANDESADDETADDETDDGATPDISINSISEASPLEDKFDYFLKHYDDVEFFFMNHFKTAEELKCFFEKCHEEENKIKKEEINFNAKGEEIITTNQVLKKGLNLEMIKKIIKISPRLSLVNKNTILKRIAHYKNELKYDHDELVHILYNLPQFYAFGNLKKKYKELLHLHETIQEEDLNAFIKKYPRIFTYNVYRTIRPKLLYLIRHLNKAFRDTLSFPQYFSYSFRLRIIPRHVAYMNIYYDNYISYYKELVRTHNYADFNRKFNELVYKPNIPPINLKMLLQTSNKDFMKHYKISYYDFVKSTQLAKNIHNPFILE from the exons atgaataaatacattttccTCCTACTAgtaattacaaaattgaacaCATTCACATGTTACGTTAGGCGCGCAAGTATTTTTTGTGGCAACATCATGAGGAAGGACAAAGACAAGGTTAGCAGCGAGAATGGGGAGGCATTTAAATTCCCAGAGGTTGTCCGAACTGTGCGTGTG ATTATCCAAgttggcgaaaaaaataatgaagaattaaaaagctACGAGAATTATGCCATAGggtataaagaaaaattactaGCCATGTTACAGAAGGATAAAGATTTTTTCCTGGACATTGTAAATAAGTTAAAAGCAAAGGATTATTTTAACTTCGATATTTATTCTATCTTCAGATTTATCAACATAgatattcgttttttcttttttcccgaGTGTCATGACCAGTCGGCTGtctttttcctcattttcgGGAACCTGGAAAAAGCCATTGACTATTTTATTCGAAACAAGGACACCGTTGATTTTATGCAGATGGAGAAGTACAAGAAGATGGGGGGTGGCAGCGAGGTGCGCCTGAGCATACGGCAGAGGAAGCGGTTGAGAAAGGCGGAACGGAAGCGCGAGAGGGAGGAGCGCCGGAAGGCGTATATGGCGAGGGCGGGGGCTGCCTCCTTGGGCGACGCGGACGGGGGTGCGACGACCGCTGACGAAGCAGCTGTGAATGGCGAAGCAGCTGTGAATGGTGAAGCAGCTGTGAATGACGAAGCAGCTGTGAATGGCGAAACCTCAAATGACGAAACCGCCGATGACGAAACCGCAAATGACGAAACCGCCGATGACGAAACCGCAAATGACGAAACCGCAAATGACGAAACCGCCGATGACGAAACGGCAAATGACGAAACCGCCGATGACGAAACGGCAAATGACGAGTCCGCCGATGACGAAACCGCCGATGACGAAACCGACGACGGAGCGACGCCTGACATCTCCATAAACAGCATAAGCGAGGCTTCCCCCCTGGAGGACAAGTTCGACTACTTCCTAAAACACTACGATGatgttgaatttttttttatgaaccaCTTCAAGACGGCAGAAGAGTTAAAAtgctttttcgaaaaatgccatgaggaagaaaataaaataaaaaaagaagaaataaattttaacgCAAAGGGAGAGGAAATAATAACCACGAACCAAGTGCTGAAAAAGGGCCTGAACttagaaatgataaaaaaaattattaaaatatctCCGAGGTTATCTctagtaaataaaaacaccATCCTCAAAAGAATAGctcattacaaaaatgagttaaaaTATGACCATGACGAATTGGtgcatattttgtataatctCCCACAATTTTATGCCTttggaaatttaaaaaaaaaatataaagaattgCTACACCTGCATGAAACCATACAAGAGGAAGACTTAAATGCATTTATCAAAAAGTACCCAAGGATATTCACCTACAATGTGTACAGAACCATCAGACCCAAACTGTTATACCTGATTAGACATTTGAACAAAGCATTTCGAGATACTCTATCGTTTCCACAATATTTTAGTTACAGCTTCCGGTTAAGAATAATCCCCAGACATGTTGCCTACATGAATATATACTATGACAATTATATCAGTTATTACAAAGAGTTGGTGAGGACACACAATTATGCTGACTTTAACAGAAAGTTTAACGAGTTGGTTTATAAACCCAATATCCCACCGATCAATTTGAAAATGCTTCTGCAAACGTCGAACAAAGATTTTATGaaacattataaaattagttaTTACGATTTTGTCAAGTCGACGCAGCTAGCTAAAAATATCCACAATCCGTTCATACTGGAGTGA
- a CDS encoding hypothetical protein (putative) has translation MLKYARKLNKKLIYKLHVQNDKVAEMPMFLVDNLYLRNTKELLILLNNAITFNRKEFLENYKKVLLMDRESNANCFDRQQGREEKNGSNGGRFVSRECTPPQSSHSLFEGEVSGAGHLNARQGHVLESQHETMQAGSIFKNGRMSPDGRGRRYKYDNEEYDELITHLSEVCEDASGSHVFEVHEVEDADEAEEADEAHETHEAGEEDPPAQEYSLIGYLPNEFFFQSLKQRVVSLKDYLSFSDLFSFIHLFSRTNDIDMVKILGEQYMQKQEKEKDKRINNKQVVHLLNIFLKFNYKRNNTHHIVDSLVESININVSTHDLKLAALGFTCLSRLNLYNMAFYRYVDTFLRNLDKCSHLCCSMVLHCLGYYKHYWATKRRELLEEARLVGKSTGGQFGGTHSPACDASGRADRIMTTRCANVNRLSLQLNRENAHLIEELEKGMIDQLVKMELGSISEKSISSIFHFFFLSKRGVLTVDAGGSSNHAENDNERDHLLLGKLVHILITKKVNFDQPRRLLMCCYPLIIHRYFSNIQISSYFVVQCAKLIKLLKEKKHLDNLLFVLTGFTQNQMIFYKNRSNNKTAPRIYLDKKKNKLHNFKIENKYIDMLEKCEYEVNVLEKGSTEEPVSCRSAILYIFSELTNINYELNRDQIVLYLQLFSSFDIKLSTDIKKKLFRLVMDSTNQLSSLIHVVLQLAIQIYGISSTYMKTIALQFFEKMDHELGKIHKLGTNNEELLFSYIICGHDNDRAMEKYSYLCDLEKLADILFVFDQIDIHNKDFISNVSNLLCANNFFLLTHRRSNFSSFVHLLHYVGSLPVDIDSIKKLTNFVFTCVAEYVDLSYRKYAQRARGGHKMEEHKVKGSSQEVNKTTPRDDCHTSSSFQTEEDPSFCEVDHAFIKGRIYLKDLIFLLDAIRICKAYDFVSLLGSVINMINSERIQALSDEDVELVNYIFIDMGLMNKCLLDEARRRGLTIGMNS, from the exons ATGCTCAAGTACGCACGCAAGCTAAATAAAAAGCTGATTTACAAGCTACATGTACAAAATGACAAAGTTGCAGAGATGCCCATGTTTCTGGTGGACAATCTGTATTTGAGGAACACAAAGGAGTTACTTATTCTGTTAAACAATGCCATAACGTTCAACAGGAAAGAGTTTTTGGAAAACTACAAGAAGGTATTACTAATGGATAGAGAGAGCAATGCCAACTGTTTTGATCGCCAGCaggggagggaagaaaaaaatggatccaATGGTGGGAGATTTGTTTCGCGGGAATGTACACCACCTCAATCTAGTCACTCCCTTTTTGAGGGTGAAGTGAGTGGTGCAGGTCACCTAAATGCCCGGCAGGGACACGTTCTGGAGAGTCAGCACGAGACGATGCAAGCGGGTtcgatttttaaaaatggacgCATGTCGCCAGATGGCCGAGGGAGGCGCTACAAATACGACAATGAGGAGTACGACGAGTTAATTACGCACTTGTCGGAAGTGTGTGAGGACGCGTCCGGCTCGCATGTATTCGAAGTGCACGAAGTGGAAGATGCGGATGAGGCGGAAGAAGCGGACGAAGCGCACGAAACGCACGAAGCGGGTGAGGAGGACCCCCCCGCGCAGGAATATTCACTAATTGGCTACCTACcaaatgagttttttttccagtccCTCAAGCAGAGAGTAGTGTCACTGAAAGATTACCTCTCCTTTAGTGACCTCTTCTCATTTATCCACCTATTCAGTCGAACGAACGACATAGACATGGTGAAAATCCTGGGGGAGCAGTACATGCAGAAgcaagagaaggaaaaggacaaGCGGATTAACAACAAACAAGTGGTGCATTTACTAAATATATTCCTCAAATTTAATTACAAAAGGAACAATACTCATCATATTGTTGACAGTCTGGTGGAAAGCATCAATATAAACGTTTCGACTCATGACTTGAAATTGGCAGCACTAGGTTTTACATGCTTGTCCAGATTGAACCTATACAACATGGCCTTTTATCGCTACGTGGATACCTTCTTGAGGAATTTGGATAAATGCTCCCACTTGTGTTGTTCGATGGTACTTCACTGCTTGGGGTACTATAAGCACTATTGGGCCACAAAGAGGAGGGAGTTGTTGGAGGAAGCTAGGCTTGTTGGGAAGTCAACGGGTGGTCAGTTCGGGGGGACACACTCCCCAGCGTGTGATGCCTCTGGTCGAGCTGATCGGATAATGACAACTCGGTGTGCAAATGTTAACCGCCTATCCTTGCAGCTGAACAGAGAAAACGCGCACCTGATTGAAGAGCTGGAGAAGGGGATGATCGACCAGTTGGTGAAGATGGAGTTGGGGTCCATTTCGGAGAAGTCGATCAGTagcatatttcattttttctttctgtcAAAAAGGGGTGTCTTAACTGTGGACGCGGGTGGGAGTAGCAACCATGCCGAGAACGACAACGAAAGAGACCACCTCCTATTGGGGAAGCTGGTCCACATTTTGATTACGAAGAAAGTAAACTTCGATCAGCCGAGGCGATTGCTCATGTGTTGCTACCCCCTGATCATCCACAGGTATTTCTCCAACATACAAATATCATCCTATTTCGTGGTGCAGTGTGCTAAACTGATCAAGCTCCtcaaggagaagaagcacctGGACAATTTGCTCTTTGTGTTGACAGGCTTCACACAAAATCAGAtgatattttacaaaaacaggAGTAACAATAAAACGGCTCCTCGAATATATttggacaagaaaaaaaacaaactgcacaattttaaaattgaaaataagtACATTGATATGTTGGAGAAGTGTGAGTATGAAGTGAACGTGCTTGAGAAGGGATCCACAGAAGAGCCCGTCAGTTGTAGGTCAGCCATCCTATACATCTTTAGCGAGTTAACCAACATAAACTACGAATTAAATAGGGACCAGATTGTTCTCTACTTACAACTCTTCTCCAGTTTTGACATAAAGTTAAGTACCGACATTAAGAAGAAGTTATTTCGTCTAGTAATGGACTCCACAAATCAGTTAAGCAGTTTAATCCATGTGGTACTTCAGCTAGCCATTCAGATTTACGGCATTTCCAGCACCTACATGAAGACAATcgctttgcaattttttgaaaaaatggaccaCGAGTTGGGCAAAATACACAAATTAGGAACGAATAATGAAGAACTTCTTTTTAGCTACATAATTTGTGGTCATGACAATGATAGGGCGATGGAGAAGTACTCCTATCTGTGCGATTTAGAAAAACTGGCTGACATCCTTTTCGTGTTCGACCAGATAGATATTCATAACAAGGACTTCATCTCGAACGTTTCAAATTTGCTTTGTGCgaataatttctttcttctaaCGCATCGAAGGAGTAACTTCAGTTCGTTCGTCCATCTGCTGCACTATGTAGGCAGCTTACCAGTGGACATAGATtcgattaaaaaattgaccAACTTTGTTTTCACATGTGTGGCGGAGTACGTAGATTTATCCTACCGGAAATATGCACAGCGCGCACGGGGGggacacaaaatggaagaacaTAAGGTGAAGGGGTCTTCTCAAGAGGTTAATAAAACCACCCCCCGTGATGATTGCCACACAAGTAGTTCCTTCCAAACGGAGGAGGATCCTTCTTTTTGCGAAGTGGACCATGCTTTCATAAAAGGCAGAATCTACCTCAAAGATTTGATCTTTTTGCTGGACGCGATTCGTATTTGCAAGGCCTACGATTTTGTTTCGCTGCTCGGAAGCGTGATCAACATG ATAAATTCGGAGAGGATACAGGCCCTCTCCGATGAGGACGTCGAACTGGTGAACTACATTTTCATCGACATGGGTCTGATGAACAAGTGCTTGCTGGACGAGGCGAG GCGCCGGGGACTCACCATCGGAATGAACTCGTGA
- a CDS encoding cation-transporting ATPase (putative): MKHKYHVLIYRKKKTHLRLDVLLFFFYAVFLHLFLKNEKFQAKPSDYEYLEKLQNEVEEAVMFGLHGEEEQQQTFGELKVGASERKDSSESINGRGNANGEHSANEEHSSKGEQKGSNRKGKENTFKPIIIGKYNMIYLFYSSEFVCLLLFIFVHLLTFLLSQWNLSVNLVVSFSRLNSSDKDKYLYNVQYQCTHVYIKPLVKRSDKSAVNSKERFNTDYNLYKPKSELVPLKRGKNYIFFFYKQKKYIFNYETLDFESVKHFDNFNLSFYQKWKGLIECQMGGLYDDENTSTTLQGIEENVKSIQKRGGNVHILFCQLDGLYLDNGGKSGMTQLSQRNKGGNNPSEKEIENIYDYTRKGREREKGTKILHFIEGSTTIERSIQGDELKRKNRVHPTQGKSKQNGDKTDPFLSYYKKSNFEIPYDIFVHNNLDKYGENIYDIPSPCFKKLLYEAMLSPFFIFQFFSILLWMLDSYWYFGIFSIFILVMLEGQLINKRIREFNLINSMKVPAQNLYVYRNLQWKIIKSNMLLPGDIYILSNETSGGDNVCTCETLLLEGVCITDESILTGESIPLIKAAIDKTEEEEYVEQDVSDNDTCGDWGGEGDSMGGVSPIEGTKGSSIFTNKIDIKNKHKKHVVYAGSNILLTKNENDQFNNMKLPISGCIGIVLKNGFTTYQGKLVRTIINTSEKVNSSSIDSIIFLFILLLFSLSSCAYVVYTVLQATHERNLYKLLLSVSHIITAVIPPEFPITLSLGVTISIVYLYNLKIYCTEPFRLPFSGKSNICAFDKTGTLTEDNMIILGLFGFDENTEKINEINESIISKQKVPFLSVAVIAGCHSICTVNNKLLGDPLEKNSFQRLKCMMKSLDKTYVYTNNCQNAATATPTANGQGSGEKGGKSLGMFSKKVPNTTASEKKSPCVENFQIYKRFFFSSELQRMTCIILHEGYEGDWYGEEYEEAAESATCVGSSNGEKSPCSENVATLEGLKKKKKKMTVAKTNRLNSTLRL; this comes from the coding sequence ATGAAACATAAGTACCATGTGCTGATTTatagaaagaagaaaacacATTTGAGGTTAGATGTGCTgctgttcttcttctacgccgtttttctccacttgtttttgaaaaatgagaaatttcAAGCGAAGCCGAGTGATTATGAGTACTTAGagaaattgcaaaatgagGTGGAAGAGGCAGTTATGTTTGGCCTCCacggggaggaggagcagcagcaaaCCTTCGGCGAGCTCAAAGTGGGGGCGAGTGAAAGGAAAGACAGTAGCGAGTCGATAAATGGGAGGGGAAATGCAAATGGGGAACACAGCGCAAATGAGGAACACAGTTCAAAGggagaacaaaaaggatccaacagaaagggaaaggaaaacacaTTCAAGCCGATCATAATAGGAAAGTACAATATGATCTACCTGTTCTACAGCAGCGAGTTTGtttgtttacttttatttatttttgtccacCTGCTAACTTTTCTCCTATCGCAGTGGAACTTGAGCGTTAACTTAGTGGTTTCCTTCAGTCGCCTAAACAGCAGCGATAAGGACAAGTACCTGTACAACGTGCAGTACcaatgtacacatgtgtatattaaGCCACTCGTTAAGCGAAGTGACAAGTCAGCAGTAAACAGCAAGGAGAGGTTTAACACGGATTACAATTTGTACAAGCCCAAATCAGAGTTAGTTCCattgaaaaggggaaaaaattatatattttttttttacaaacagaaaaaatatattttcaattacGAAACGTTGGATTTCGAATCAGTAAAACATTTtgacaattttaatttgtccTTTTATCAAAAGTGGAAGGGACTCATAGAATGTCAAATGGGGGGTCTCTACGACGATGAAAACACCAGCACAACATTGCAAGGGATagaagaaaatgtaaaaagcaTACAGAAGAGGGGAGGCAATGTGCacatccttttttgccaactGGATGGTTTATATCTAGATAATGGTGGAAAAAGCGGAATGACCCAACTGTCACAGAGgaacaaaggggggaataaCCCATCTGAGAAAGAgatagaaaatatttatgattACACTAggaagggaagggaaagaGAGAAAGGGACAAAGATTCTACACTTCATTGAAGGGAGCACCACGATAGAAAGATCTATTCAGGGTGATGaactaaaaagaaaaaacagagtGCATCCCACCCAAGGGaaaagtaaacaaaatggagataaaACAGACCCTTTTCTTTCGTATTATAAAAAGAGCAACTTTGAAATTCCCTAtgacatttttgtacataacAATTTGGACAAGTatggagaaaatatatacgACATTCCTTCTCCCTGTTTTAAGAAGCTACTTTATGAGGCCATGttatccccattttttatatttcaattttttagcaTCCTTCTGTGGATGCTAGATAGCTATTGGTACTTTggtattttttccattttcatatTAGTGATGCTGGAGGGTCAACTGATTAACAAACGAATAAGAGAATTTAATTTGATAAATAGTATGAAAGTCCCTGctcaaaatttatatgtgtatCGAAATTTGCAGTGGAAAATTATCAAGTCTAACATGCTACTTCCTGGggatatatacattttatcGAATGAGACTAGTGGTGGGGATAATGTGTGTACCTGCGAGACGTTGCTGTTGGAGGGGGTTTGCATTACGGATGAGTCGATCCTTACTGGGGAGTCCATACCTTTGATTAAGGCAGCTATTGATAAGACGGAAGAGGAGGAATACGTTGAGCAGGATGTCAGTGATAATGATACCTGCGGTGAttggggaggagaaggagactCCATGGGGGGGGTATCACCCATAGAAGGAACTAAAGGaagttccatttttacaaacaaaattgacataaagaataaacacaaaaaacaTGTGGTGTATGCCGGGTCCAACATTTTactaacaaaaaatgaaaatgatcaatttaataatatgaaGCTACCCATTAGTGGGTGTATAGGCATTGTTCTGAAAAATGGATTCACCACCTATCAGGGAAAATTAGTGAGGACGATCATTAATACATCGGAGAAGGTGAACTCGTCAAGCATAGATTCGATTATCTTCCTTTTCATCCTTctcttattttcattatcgTCATGCGCGTACGTAGTTTACACTGTATTACAAGCGACTCACGAGAGAAATTTATACAAACTGCTTCTGTCCGTTTCGCACATAATCACTGCAGTCATCCCACCAGAGTTTCCGATAACCTTATCATTAGGAGTCACCATTTCGATAGTCTATCTGTATAACTTAAAGATCTACTGCACGGAACCGTTTAGGTTACCATTTTCTGGAAAATCGAATATATGCGCTTTTGACAAGACGGGAACTCTGACGGAGGACAATATGATAATTTTGGGTCTCTTCGGGTTTGACGAAAACACGGAGAAGATAAACGAAATTAACGAGTCGATTATTAGCAAGCAGAAGGTGCCCTTCCTTTCCGTGGCAGTTATCGCGGGATGTCATTCGATATGCACCGTTAACAATAAGCTGCTAGGGGACCCCCTGGAAAAGAATTCCTTCCAAAGGTTGAAATGCATGATGAAGAGTTTGGACAAAACGTACGTTTATACAAATAATTGTCAGAATGCGGCAACTGCGACCCCAACTGCGAATGGGCAGGGCAGCggagaaaagggggggaaatccTTGGGCATGTTTTCGAAGAAGGTACCCAACACGACAGCTAGCGAAAAGAAAAGCCCATGTGTGGagaattttcaaatttataagaggttcttcttctcatcaGAGTTACAAAGAATGACGTGCATCATTTTGCACGAAGGGTATGAGGGAGACTGGTATGGGGAAGAGTACGAAGAGGCCGCGGAATCCGCTACATGTGTGGGCAGTTCTAACGGGGAGAAAAGTCCGTGTAGTGAAAATGTGGCAACGCTAGAAGgcttaaaaaagaagaaaaaaaaaatgacagtaGCAAAAACGAACCGGTTAAACAGTACCTTGCGGTTA
- a CDS encoding hypothetical protein (putative): protein MKCKEQKAYQQFLEELKNEFPLFRKYSDDFFYSKKKEEPQRGRESLNFSCQNGKVPNDTKDVCNSLVTEMEKSFNLLEQKNRISCICKLFLNNYSPFTNGYYDYIDNNYVSSALVQAAMERYAAGRVSRDEHSDAEGHISEINAVSAVTPPREVARRPHKRESVGDAGNALGWNNGWASDSAGGNVIGTVGGDVNGNVGSDASAAESSSPHSSPRSKPRGSPRITPSDRRSRIGKRSRKYYETGAKMIGKSPHRGKYSDRGANAKRAKVWEGAVRGDKGGDPNEREVSEVSEVSGGTGRSGRSGGRCETNRCGRSYSSGSNRSNRSSHSNGSSHSSANGDLKKCVQDEVDNKDHLGFCDISLVPFADEAFYINYGCVSTTRRARSAGSVFVIDDVEGGREKKEMAKCKRRIIFGREGKKEFLHNINADSIVKGWIYKADSKHKFFHVRLFSVRNDPDGSSGRRVTDKTENPHTFQFVDSLDMQGLRLEENLDKFVGMNIRARIFDDGEYIRSHFEDLLGRYQFHFFLTLEWKGHDDHIKNDKLGFLSTELSENTLMGQKQWGKNNPSQVDSLLLTRLDVLLFSCKRFMSKENVKYKEKYLFLNLPHLSSLIEFNFRNNFFQTHIGNITTRKQNLIWSHQKFMEALEIYKKNSNYYNFLKHYFTFDSGSSACSYIYLSEIDKFEATNEHTASTKMGANKHVEEKEPNGANPKQKNHILEKKRDKISTGENSSNLKMEGNKNGKGYEDYWLSLSDREKNIVDKIPFLNSSVYKTKWIYDFFNCIKLTINLNNYHLWGNFLLSLVLLELSCYTESFLFLFRIFKIKKMFLESYKLKNIICTVFIRRLKKYIAKEHLWNVIVNYREYDLFSMREDNCDEYCRNIFERNLSLLCALEKG from the exons atgaaatgcaaagaacaaaaagCATACCAACAGTTCTTAGAAGAATTAAAGAACGAGTTCCCACTATTTCGAAAATACagtgatgattttttttatagtaaaaaaaaggaggaaccacaaaggggaagagaaagcttaaatttttcttgtcaaaatgggaaagtcCCAAATGACACAAAGGATGTATGTAACTCCTTGGTGACAGAAATGGAGAAGTCTTTCAATTTgttggaacaaaaaaacagaatcagttgtatatgtaaattatttttaaataactaCAGCCCATTCACAAATGGGTATTATGATTATATTGACAACAATTATGTGAGTTCCGCCTTGGTCCAGGCGGCTATGGAGAGGTATGCCGCAGGGAGGGTGTCCCGGGATGAACATTCTGATGCGGAGGGGCATATCAGTGAAATCAATGCGGTCAGTGCAGTCACACCACCCAGAGAAGTCGCCAGGAGGCCCCATAAACGGGAAAGTGTTGGGGATGCGGGCAATGCGCTTGGGTGGAACAACGGCTGGGCTAGCGATAGTGCAGGTGGCAATGTGATTGGCACTGTTGGGGGAGATGTAAATGGCAATGTTGGGAGCGATGCGAGTGCTGCTGAGAGTAGTAGCCCACATAGTAGTCCCCGTAGTAAGCCACGTGGCAGCCCGCGTATAACCCCAAGTGACAGGCGCAGCCGAATTGGGAAGAGGAGCAGAAAGTACTACGAAACGGGCGCAAAGATGATCGGGAAGAGCCCACACAGAGGGAAGTACTCGGACAGGGGGGCTAATGCGAAACGAGCGAAGGTGTGGGAGGGCGCGGTGAGAGGGGACAAGGGGGGGGACCCTAACGAGAGAGAAGTTAGCGAAGTTAGCGAAGTTAGCGGTGGGACCGGCAGGAGTGGCAGGAGTGGCGGGCGCTGTGAAACAAATAGATGCGGTAGAAGCTACTCCAGTGGCAGCAACCGATCCAACCGGAGCAGCCACTCCAACGGGAGCAGCCACTCCAGCGCAAACGGAGACCTAAAGAAGTGCGTCCAAGACGAAGTAGACAACAAGGATCACCTTGGCTTCTGCGACATTTCGCTCGTCCCCTTTGCGGATGAGGCATTTTACATAAACTACGGATGTGTGAGCACCACCCGACGCGCCCGCAGCGCAGGCAGCGTGTTTGTGATTGACGACGTCGAGGGGggacgtgaaaaaaaggaaatggcaaaatgtAAAAGACGAATAATATTCGgaagggaaggaaagaaagaattTTTGCACAACATAAATGCCGATTCAATCGTGAAGGGATGGATTTATAAAGCCGATTCAAAGCACAAGTTCTTTCACGTTAGACTTTTTTCGGTGAGGAATGACCCAGATGGGAGCAGCGGGAGGAGGGTCACCGACAAAACGGAAAATCCACATACT TTCCAATTTGTGGACAGCCTGGACATGCAGGGCCTCCGCCTGGAAGAGAACCTAGACAAGTTCGTAGGCATGAACATACGAGCGAGAATATTCGACGATGGAGAATACATTCGCTCTCATTTTGAAGACCTCCTGGGGAGGTACCAGTTTCACTTCTTCCTAACTCTAGAGTGGAAGGGGCATGATgatcacataaaaaatgacaagcTGGGGTTCCTGTCGACCGAGTTAAGTGAAAACACTTTAATGGGTCAAAAacaatggggaaaaaacaacccCAGTCAGGTAGACAGTCTGTTACTAACCCGCCTGGATGTACTCCTATTTTCCTGCAAAAGATTTATGAGCAAAGAAAATGTCAAgtacaaagaaaaatatctGTTCCTAAATCTTCCCCATTTATCATCCCTAATTGAGTTCAATtttagaaataattttttccaaacacACATTGGAAATATCACGACGAGGAAGCAGAATTTAATTTGGTCTCATCAGAAATTTATGGAAGCTTtagaaatttacaaaaaaaatagtaactactacaactttttaaaacattatttcACCTTTGATTCTGGATCGAGTGCATGCAGCTACATCTACCTAAGTGAGATAGACAAATTTGAGGCAACAAATGAGCACACTGCTTCTACCAAAATGGGTGCGAATAAACATGtagaagaaaaggaacccAATGGAGCTAACCCAAAACAGAAGAATCACAttttagagaaaaaaagggataaaatATCCACAGGGGAAAATTCTAGTAatctcaaaatggaaggaaataaaaatgggaaagggtATGAAGATTATTGGTTGTCACTAAGcgatagggaaaaaaatatagtggataaaatcccctttttaaattctaGTGTGTACAAAACTAAGTGgatatatgatttttttaactgcatTAAGTTAACCATTAATCTGAATAATTACCATCTTTGGGGGAACTTCCTTCTCAGCTTGGTGCTGCTAGAGCTGAGCTGCTACACGGaatctttcctttttctcttcagaatttttaaaataaaaaaaatgtttttggaAAGCtacaaattgaaaaatattatttgcaCAGTCTTCATAAgacgattaaaaaaatacatcgcAAAGGAACATCTATGGAATGTCATCGTAAACTACAGAGAATACGATTTGTTCAGCATGAGAGAGGACAACTGCGATGAGTACTGCAGGAATATATTTGAGCGAAACTTAAGTCTGTTATGCGCTTTGGAGAAGGGGTAG